A stretch of [Clostridium] innocuum DNA encodes these proteins:
- a CDS encoding PTS sugar transporter subunit IIC has product MISWVQAALLGLMSCCAASTIACLGTTVGNYTLNRPLIASVFVGLILGDVKGCIQIAIPMQIIYIALVTPGGTVAADLRAVSYIGIPLAWALAKSQGLDLGGSEASGLAGALGAMVGTVGTVQFYGTAMMNLVWQHIGWARLDKKDFSIVGKVEVIFPLISHLLISFIPVMLIVYYGADAVDQFKEALPMGSWYMKSLFTLGSLLPAVGIAILLKSVVNKATDLIFFLFGFTLAGSMHLTLIAATAVGAVFALINYQMTMIRNRAAAGPAGIDDDEEDI; this is encoded by the coding sequence ATGATTTCTTGGGTACAGGCTGCTTTACTCGGTCTTATGAGTTGTTGTGCGGCCTCCACAATTGCATGTTTAGGTACTACAGTTGGTAACTACACATTGAACAGACCATTGATCGCATCCGTATTTGTAGGGTTGATCCTTGGTGACGTTAAGGGATGTATTCAGATTGCAATCCCTATGCAGATTATTTATATCGCGCTGGTAACTCCAGGTGGTACCGTAGCAGCGGATTTACGTGCCGTTTCTTACATTGGTATCCCTCTGGCTTGGGCTCTTGCAAAATCTCAGGGTCTTGACCTTGGTGGTTCTGAAGCAAGCGGTCTTGCAGGTGCTTTAGGTGCTATGGTTGGTACTGTAGGTACTGTACAGTTCTACGGAACTGCGATGATGAACCTTGTTTGGCAGCACATTGGATGGGCTCGTCTGGACAAGAAAGATTTCAGTATTGTCGGTAAGGTTGAAGTTATTTTCCCTCTTATCTCTCACTTACTGATTTCCTTCATCCCAGTTATGCTGATTGTTTATTATGGTGCAGATGCTGTTGACCAGTTCAAGGAAGCACTGCCTATGGGTTCCTGGTATATGAAATCCCTGTTTACATTAGGTAGCTTGCTGCCTGCAGTCGGAATCGCAATCCTGCTGAAATCCGTTGTAAACAAGGCAACTGACCTGATCTTCTTCTTATTTGGTTTCACACTGGCAGGTTCTATGCACCTGACGCTGATTGCTGCAACTGCAGTTGGTGCTGTATTTGCATTGATTAACTATCAGATGACAATGATTAGAAACAGAGCTGCAGCAGGTCCTGCAGGAATTGACGATGATGAGGAGGACATTTAA
- a CDS encoding PTS sugar transporter subunit IIB: MISFVRVDDRIIHGQIITRWSKEYPCDGIIAVNDKAATTPVLKQSFVASTDKKVFVWTKEHFLEKAQTVLDSNKRYFLITKNPVDMKELLVDNKFVPSDVKRVVIGPCNDRPGATKLGQNQSITQEEAEACEAMTNAGYDVFFALLEETAIGSWPKFRSKFGY; encoded by the coding sequence ATGATTAGTTTTGTACGAGTTGACGATCGTATCATTCACGGTCAGATCATCACACGCTGGTCCAAGGAATATCCTTGTGACGGTATTATCGCAGTAAACGACAAGGCTGCTACCACACCTGTTCTGAAACAGTCATTCGTAGCATCCACAGACAAAAAAGTATTTGTATGGACAAAGGAACACTTCCTTGAGAAGGCACAGACGGTGCTTGACAGCAACAAGCGATACTTCCTGATTACGAAGAATCCGGTTGACATGAAAGAGCTGCTGGTTGACAACAAGTTTGTACCAAGTGATGTAAAACGTGTTGTTATCGGACCTTGCAACGACCGTCCGGGCGCTACCAAGCTGGGACAGAACCAGTCCATCACACAGGAAGAAGCAGAAGCATGCGAAGCGATGACAAACGCTGGTTACGATGTATTCTTTGCATTGCTGGAAGAAACTGCTATCGGTTCCTGGCCAAAATTCAGATCTAAATTCGGATACTAA
- a CDS encoding PTS fructose transporter subunit IIA: MKYVIMVSHGEFAPGLHSAVKMMTGERDDVLSTSLKADMSADEFAANFRTLVEPLNADDSVILLADILSGSPFTNALAVLDEKGLMPNTLVIAGMNMPLAITAVLMKDNFDDAELLKETLLSEGHAGLTEFKVESDDAEDDI; this comes from the coding sequence ATGAAATACGTGATTATGGTAAGTCATGGTGAATTTGCACCGGGATTGCATTCCGCTGTCAAAATGATGACAGGGGAACGTGACGATGTCCTGAGTACAAGTCTGAAGGCAGATATGAGTGCTGATGAATTTGCAGCTAACTTCAGAACACTGGTTGAGCCGCTGAATGCAGACGACAGTGTTATTCTGCTGGCAGACATTCTGAGTGGATCTCCATTCACCAACGCACTGGCTGTTCTTGATGAAAAAGGCCTGATGCCAAACACATTAGTGATTGCAGGTATGAATATGCCGCTGGCAATCACCGCCGTATTGATGAAAGATAATTTTGACGATGCAGAGCTGTTGAAAGAAACACTGCTGAGCGAGGGTCATGCCGGTCTTACTGAATTCAAGGTAGAGAGCGATGACGCGGAAGACGATATTTAA
- a CDS encoding mannose-6-phosphate isomerase has protein sequence MYPMKLKPVYDKTIWANDRLTTMRGMEEKGLGTCWEISAHPHAKNVILNGEYAGKTLDELIQADPQSILGEKQLHQMLRLAYLDAREDLSIQVHPYDEYARAHENDEGKTESWYILEADKGATLVAGTTASDAAVIKAAVENDQVEDYVRKVEVEAGDFVCIDAGMLHALGKGILALEIGQNSNTTYRFYDYHRQDANGRERELHIDKSFDVADFGLHCNKVASPFTDADTTQEKLLVDRREFSVRLVDVAGNYVLPQDEKRFYCLSNVSADCVLRYQGEELPFAFTENIFVPAGCADIEICGKARILVSFVR, from the coding sequence ATGTATCCTATGAAGCTGAAGCCTGTATATGATAAGACCATATGGGCAAACGACCGTCTGACAACCATGCGCGGTATGGAAGAAAAAGGGCTGGGCACCTGCTGGGAGATCAGTGCCCATCCGCATGCAAAAAACGTTATACTGAATGGAGAATATGCAGGGAAAACGCTGGATGAGCTGATTCAGGCGGATCCGCAATCCATACTGGGAGAAAAACAGCTGCATCAGATGCTTCGCCTTGCATATCTGGATGCCAGAGAGGATTTATCCATTCAGGTACATCCGTATGACGAATATGCAAGAGCGCATGAAAACGATGAAGGGAAAACAGAATCCTGGTATATTCTGGAAGCAGATAAGGGAGCTACGCTGGTGGCCGGAACGACTGCGTCGGATGCAGCGGTGATCAAAGCAGCTGTCGAAAATGATCAGGTCGAGGATTATGTGCGCAAGGTCGAGGTGGAGGCCGGTGATTTCGTATGCATTGATGCCGGTATGCTGCATGCACTGGGAAAAGGCATTCTCGCACTCGAGATTGGACAGAATTCCAATACGACCTATCGGTTTTATGATTATCATCGTCAGGATGCGAATGGCAGGGAGCGAGAGCTGCATATCGATAAAAGCTTTGATGTCGCAGATTTCGGACTGCACTGTAATAAAGTGGCATCACCTTTTACGGATGCGGATACCACACAGGAGAAGCTGCTGGTTGACCGGAGGGAATTCAGTGTGCGCCTGGTGGATGTTGCGGGAAACTACGTGCTGCCGCAGGATGAAAAGCGCTTTTACTGTCTGAGCAATGTTTCCGCAGACTGTGTCCTTCGCTATCAGGGAGAAGAGCTTCCATTTGCATTTACTGAGAATATTTTCGTACCGGCGGGCTGTGCGGACATTGAAATCTGTGGGAAGGCACGTATTCTGGTAAGTTTTGTAAGATAA
- a CDS encoding sugar phosphate isomerase/epimerase: MYASVITDQIDEDLETALRIARLYGYTHVELHNVFGKSIEECSLKEINTIRTLLNTYELKVSCIASTVFFLCPLMENDKVSLFNPAFHAIEGDVPTHLRYLKNACRIAKKLNCPRVRIFPFRFPDNRPPAYGTQEHIALIMKNVRQAVQIAEEEHVTLVLENCPYSHLPKGHMSIQIVKAIKSDYLKLLWDPANSYRAYKENVPAEYLTFSLEEELHYIYPWIDHIHIKDYAYNAALEKPFQHVAFDMGDIDFMMIFSNLRKYGYENAVSLEAETDYNETLESMKRMQDWVTLSDNT; encoded by the coding sequence ATGTACGCATCTGTAATTACTGACCAGATCGATGAGGATCTGGAAACCGCCTTACGCATAGCCAGGCTTTATGGTTATACGCACGTGGAGCTGCATAATGTGTTTGGAAAAAGTATTGAAGAATGCAGCCTGAAGGAAATCAACACCATTCGCACCTTGCTGAATACCTACGAACTCAAGGTTTCCTGTATCGCCAGTACCGTCTTCTTTCTGTGTCCGCTGATGGAGAACGATAAAGTAAGTCTGTTTAATCCGGCATTTCATGCGATTGAAGGGGATGTCCCTACACATCTTCGCTATTTGAAAAATGCATGCCGCATTGCTAAAAAGCTGAACTGTCCAAGGGTACGCATCTTTCCTTTCCGCTTTCCGGATAACCGGCCGCCTGCCTATGGCACACAGGAGCATATCGCTCTGATTATGAAAAATGTCCGACAGGCTGTGCAGATTGCGGAGGAGGAGCATGTGACGCTGGTGCTGGAAAACTGTCCGTATTCCCACCTTCCTAAGGGCCATATGAGCATTCAGATCGTGAAGGCCATAAAAAGTGACTATCTCAAGCTGCTATGGGATCCGGCAAACAGCTACCGTGCCTATAAGGAAAATGTCCCTGCGGAGTATCTGACCTTTTCACTCGAGGAGGAGCTGCATTATATCTATCCTTGGATCGATCACATCCATATTAAGGATTATGCATACAATGCCGCACTGGAAAAGCCGTTTCAGCATGTTGCCTTCGACATGGGAGATATCGACTTCATGATGATTTTTTCCAATCTGCGAAAATACGGATATGAGAATGCCGTATCGCTGGAAGCAGAGACTGATTATAATGAAACACTCGAGAGTATGAAACGCATGCAGGACTGGGTTACATTGTCCGATAATACCTGA
- a CDS encoding Cof-type HAD-IIB family hydrolase, whose product MKLFLSDLDGTLIDVHGNIQQQDVQAIHTLAERGIAFGIVTGRDYGFCQKLISRYRLAADMIIGNNGGSIWIHDEKVMEEHIEAGDAVRIMEFLKDHVDEINPFVCNEQSTFFFMREQYAPEHWNEVREQLAYLGDIADRDLLRYLKEKQEPVVKISIHTYTQERRDTWLPILRRQFQDAYEILPTSFDYIEITRKGIDKGKSFLQALEYWKLSQEEVAFIGDGANDIPLFHEVEASFCMASAAQEVRREAAHVVKSVAEAVTFVIE is encoded by the coding sequence ATGAAGCTGTTTCTGAGTGATCTGGATGGAACGCTGATCGATGTACATGGCAACATACAACAGCAGGATGTGCAGGCGATTCATACGCTGGCAGAGCGCGGCATTGCTTTTGGTATTGTAACCGGGCGGGATTACGGCTTCTGTCAGAAGCTGATCAGCCGTTATAGACTTGCTGCGGATATGATTATCGGAAATAACGGTGGATCTATCTGGATTCATGATGAGAAGGTCATGGAGGAGCACATTGAAGCCGGGGATGCAGTACGCATTATGGAGTTTTTAAAGGATCATGTGGATGAGATCAATCCCTTTGTCTGCAATGAGCAAAGCACCTTCTTCTTTATGAGGGAGCAGTATGCACCGGAGCACTGGAACGAGGTAAGAGAGCAGCTTGCCTACCTCGGTGATATTGCTGATCGGGATCTGTTGCGATATTTGAAGGAGAAGCAGGAGCCGGTGGTGAAAATCAGTATCCATACGTATACACAGGAACGCCGGGATACCTGGCTGCCGATTCTGCGCAGGCAATTTCAGGATGCCTATGAAATCCTGCCGACATCCTTTGATTACATTGAAATCACCCGTAAGGGAATCGATAAGGGAAAATCCTTTTTACAGGCACTGGAGTATTGGAAGCTGTCACAGGAGGAGGTCGCATTCATCGGGGATGGTGCCAACGATATTCCACTGTTTCATGAGGTGGAAGCCAGCTTCTGTATGGCTTCGGCAGCACAGGAAGTGCGCAGGGAAGCTGCACATGTTGTAAAAAGTGTTGCAGAAGCTGTGACTTTTGTTATAGAATAG
- a CDS encoding Cof-type HAD-IIB family hydrolase has product MIKLAVFDVDGTLVTKGNRRVPASCVHALNELSRKGVKLAIASGRPPFAMEQSLLEQVSFDYFVCSNGAFVRNAQHEVLYHYSFTMEETRSLIHAFKKTDNALMFQCQDAAHCYHGYKRIANMLQNFLGRLDILVDERESEGYLQDTMPLAAVAKIEDADLEMMKQRFPQFLFTPFDTCFYDINGAHDKATGVSHICEAMGWSMQDVISFGDDYNDLEMIKACGIGVAMGDAREAVKEAADYVSGLCSRNGIAQALLHYGLIDRVCDDEAVSE; this is encoded by the coding sequence ATGATTAAACTAGCGGTATTTGATGTTGACGGAACTCTGGTAACGAAAGGGAACCGCAGGGTTCCTGCATCGTGTGTCCATGCTCTGAATGAGCTTTCAAGGAAGGGAGTGAAGTTGGCAATCGCCAGTGGCAGACCTCCTTTTGCTATGGAGCAGAGTCTGCTGGAGCAGGTGAGCTTTGATTACTTCGTCTGCAGCAACGGTGCATTTGTGCGCAATGCACAGCATGAGGTGCTCTATCATTACAGCTTTACCATGGAGGAAACACGAAGCCTGATCCATGCCTTTAAAAAGACGGATAATGCATTGATGTTTCAGTGTCAGGATGCGGCACACTGCTATCACGGCTATAAGCGGATTGCCAATATGCTGCAGAATTTTCTGGGACGACTGGATATTCTGGTGGATGAGCGGGAATCCGAGGGCTATCTGCAGGATACCATGCCCCTGGCAGCTGTCGCTAAAATAGAGGATGCTGATCTGGAAATGATGAAACAGCGCTTCCCGCAGTTTTTGTTTACACCGTTTGATACCTGCTTTTACGATATCAACGGTGCCCATGACAAGGCAACGGGCGTATCGCATATATGTGAAGCGATGGGCTGGAGCATGCAGGATGTGATCAGCTTCGGGGATGATTACAACGATCTGGAAATGATAAAAGCATGTGGCATCGGCGTTGCGATGGGGGATGCCAGAGAGGCTGTGAAGGAAGCAGCGGATTATGTGAGCGGGCTGTGCAGCAGAAACGGAATTGCACAGGCACTTTTACATTATGGATTGATTGACAGGGTGTGTGATGATGAAGCTGTTTCTGAGTGA
- a CDS encoding MFS transporter produces MRSQKKNVAMLCLFYFLSYVAFVLPYGYMQTFLEYVGYDVVERGIILSGTAVVAIITQFFIGYLCDKYKTDKKFFNLCLIIFVLSTLVMYQVTQRNFFLHLIFISLVGGMFRTTLAVQDTWTLETSETCRNNFGPIRAFGAIGWMIGSPIGALVVEHYGYPALGYVFAGLAVLNILLTMFMQDAVKVEKSGGIHASDLKELLLDKKYVVVVLIFLFINVIATADIYTTVDKMMALGAKEGMVGARWSIQAFTELPLFFAGTWLLKKFGDYKLMMFGTFMYIIRFLGYAVVQSPEMMIVVTLMQCITYPLIMITSKTLVDDTTPIHLRSSGQTIASAFYVGLSLLVTPVIAGAMVSSLGADLTLALIGLSGFVPLGLGILYKRLD; encoded by the coding sequence ATGCGAAGTCAAAAGAAAAACGTGGCCATGCTGTGCCTGTTCTACTTTCTGTCCTATGTCGCTTTTGTATTGCCTTACGGCTATATGCAGACCTTTCTGGAATATGTCGGCTATGATGTTGTGGAGCGCGGCATCATACTGTCCGGTACGGCTGTTGTAGCTATCATCACGCAGTTTTTTATCGGTTATCTATGCGATAAGTATAAAACGGATAAGAAGTTCTTTAACCTCTGTCTGATCATATTTGTCCTTTCCACGCTGGTGATGTATCAGGTGACACAGCGCAATTTCTTTCTGCATCTGATTTTTATATCCCTGGTTGGCGGTATGTTTCGTACCACGCTGGCGGTGCAGGATACCTGGACATTGGAAACGAGTGAAACCTGCCGCAATAATTTTGGTCCGATACGTGCATTCGGTGCGATTGGCTGGATGATCGGCAGTCCGATCGGTGCTCTGGTTGTCGAGCATTACGGCTATCCCGCACTGGGCTATGTGTTTGCGGGTCTTGCGGTTTTAAACATCCTTTTAACGATGTTCATGCAGGATGCGGTTAAGGTGGAAAAAAGCGGCGGGATTCATGCCTCGGATTTAAAGGAGCTGCTGCTGGATAAAAAATATGTTGTCGTTGTTCTGATTTTCCTGTTTATCAACGTGATTGCGACTGCGGATATCTACACGACGGTGGATAAAATGATGGCACTGGGCGCGAAGGAGGGCATGGTCGGTGCCAGATGGAGTATCCAGGCATTTACCGAGCTGCCGCTGTTTTTTGCAGGAACGTGGCTGTTGAAGAAATTCGGTGATTATAAGCTGATGATGTTTGGTACCTTTATGTATATCATCCGCTTTCTGGGCTATGCCGTTGTACAGAGTCCGGAAATGATGATCGTGGTCACGCTGATGCAGTGCATCACCTATCCGCTGATCATGATCACCAGCAAAACACTGGTGGACGATACAACACCGATTCATCTGCGAAGCAGCGGGCAGACGATCGCCTCCGCCTTTTATGTGGGACTTTCTCTGCTGGTCACCCCGGTGATAGCCGGAGCGATGGTATCCTCCCTGGGGGCCGATTTAACACTGGCGCTGATCGGCCTGAGCGGATTTGTACCGCTGGGACTTGGTATATTATACAAACGTCTGGATTAA
- the hxlB gene encoding 6-phospho-3-hexuloisomerase, whose protein sequence is MNNKEYAGIVLQELTHTLSSIDEVQAEKFVQLIDEADEVFCAGAGRSGFQVKGFAMRLMHMGVASYVVGETCTPNIKEGGVLVVCSGSGETKSLVNHAAKAKEMGARVALITINPNSSIANMADVVIEISAPSPKSAKQGDIKSIQPMGSLFEQSEGIFMDIAVMMLMERRGKDSDTMFGRHANME, encoded by the coding sequence ATGAACAATAAGGAATATGCAGGGATCGTTCTGCAGGAGCTTACACACACACTGAGCTCCATTGATGAGGTACAGGCGGAGAAATTCGTTCAGCTGATTGATGAGGCAGACGAGGTGTTCTGTGCGGGTGCAGGAAGAAGCGGCTTTCAGGTGAAGGGCTTTGCCATGCGCCTGATGCATATGGGTGTGGCGTCCTATGTCGTTGGGGAAACATGTACACCGAATATCAAGGAAGGCGGCGTACTGGTGGTGTGCAGCGGAAGCGGAGAAACAAAATCGCTTGTCAACCATGCCGCAAAAGCAAAGGAAATGGGAGCACGGGTAGCACTCATCACCATCAATCCTAATTCCAGCATCGCCAATATGGCGGATGTCGTCATTGAAATCAGCGCACCTTCACCGAAAAGTGCGAAGCAGGGGGACATCAAATCCATTCAGCCGATGGGATCTCTGTTTGAACAAAGCGAGGGAATCTTCATGGATATCGCTGTTATGATGCTGATGGAGCGCAGAGGCAAGGATTCCGATACGATGTTCGGAAGACACGCCAATATGGAATAA
- the hxlA gene encoding 3-hexulose-6-phosphate synthase — protein sequence MKLQLALDTLTLEECMTLLQETRGSVDIAEVGTPFIIEEGMRPVREFKQHFPEIEILADAKIMDAGELEAETAFKAGADIVTVLGASNDETILGAVKAAKKYNGKIMIDMIAVKDLEARAKEIDAMGVDYICVHTAFDVQQTGKNPLDELMIVNRVITHAKSAVAGGVKLATIDAIASEGAAVVVVGGAICNAKDRAAAAKEMKQHLK from the coding sequence ATGAAATTACAGCTGGCATTGGATACACTGACACTGGAGGAATGCATGACCCTGCTGCAGGAAACAAGAGGCAGCGTTGATATTGCAGAGGTGGGAACACCGTTTATCATCGAGGAGGGCATGCGTCCGGTAAGAGAGTTTAAACAGCATTTCCCGGAAATCGAAATTCTGGCGGATGCGAAAATTATGGATGCAGGAGAACTGGAAGCGGAAACAGCATTTAAAGCCGGAGCGGATATCGTTACCGTTTTGGGAGCGAGCAACGATGAAACCATTCTGGGCGCTGTGAAGGCCGCAAAGAAATACAATGGAAAAATCATGATCGACATGATCGCGGTAAAGGATTTGGAAGCTAGAGCAAAGGAAATCGACGCCATGGGTGTGGATTATATATGTGTGCATACGGCATTTGATGTACAGCAGACCGGAAAGAATCCGCTGGATGAGCTGATGATCGTCAACCGTGTTATCACACATGCGAAATCTGCCGTTGCCGGCGGGGTGAAGCTTGCGACCATTGATGCGATTGCATCCGAGGGGGCTGCGGTTGTCGTTGTCGGCGGTGCCATCTGCAATGCAAAGGATCGTGCAGCTGCCGCAAAAGAAATGAAGCAGCATCTGAAATAG
- a CDS encoding DeoR/GlpR transcriptional regulator, producing the protein MSKASEARRNALYQRVLGEGRVRVGELARQLDVTTETIRKDLKVLEERGVLTKKHGSAVVRNAYYQLPFDVKLQEHTLEKQLIARKALEFIEDDAIVYMDPGSTCLQLAKLLRLKKNITVLTNSLPIADIICDSGLDLIMTGGKLQKKGRALVGYYATNVIDTVRIDIAFMGCDGFMDMDGPMTFSMEHAEVNRHILAHSRKNILLCDSSKFTKTATYQFAKFSDYDVMITNELQEGQQDCVSEVKQLIMVKEN; encoded by the coding sequence ATGTCGAAAGCAAGTGAAGCCAGACGGAATGCGCTGTATCAGAGAGTTCTGGGAGAAGGCAGAGTGCGGGTTGGAGAGCTGGCCCGGCAGCTGGATGTGACAACGGAAACGATACGTAAGGATCTCAAGGTGCTGGAGGAACGCGGCGTGCTGACGAAAAAGCATGGGAGCGCTGTCGTTCGCAATGCCTATTATCAGCTGCCCTTTGATGTCAAGCTGCAGGAGCATACGCTGGAAAAACAGCTGATTGCGCGTAAGGCACTGGAATTTATTGAGGATGATGCCATTGTCTACATGGATCCAGGCAGCACCTGTCTGCAGCTGGCGAAGCTGCTGCGTCTGAAGAAGAACATCACGGTACTGACCAATTCCCTGCCGATTGCGGATATCATCTGTGACAGCGGGCTGGATCTGATTATGACCGGGGGAAAGCTTCAGAAAAAAGGACGTGCGCTTGTCGGATATTACGCCACCAATGTCATTGATACGGTTCGTATTGACATTGCGTTTATGGGATGCGACGGCTTTATGGATATGGATGGTCCGATGACCTTTTCCATGGAGCATGCGGAGGTAAACCGTCATATTCTGGCGCATTCCAGAAAGAACATCCTGCTTTGTGATTCCAGTAAATTCACAAAGACAGCCACCTATCAGTTCGCCAAGTTTTCAGACTATGATGTCATGATTACCAACGAGCTGCAGGAAGGACAGCAGGACTGCGTGAGTGAGGTCAAACAACTGATTATGGTAAAGGAGAACTAG
- a CDS encoding PHP domain-containing protein, with protein MNSFDLHMHSCYSNDGEFTPQELIHMADAAHLTTIALSDHNTPKGIADMVRLGEAKGIRVIPAMEFDTLFEELEVHVLGYGIDYEQPYFQSLFDSLSERKQAVQIKRVEKIREVFDLDIDPAALLKRYAGKNPFPAIVHHIMEQYKDKKEFADYQPGGRRCEPQPVNFYWDMCSAGKPCYVRVEYPSLKDTVQRIHDAGGIAVLAHPWLNFYQKEERLQKALDEGIDGIEAYSNYHEAKHNRYYDTYCRRHGVLMTCGSDFHGKMKPKIRMGEYGYEKDDGEDILQAFLKRLAK; from the coding sequence ATGAATTCTTTTGACTTACATATGCATTCCTGTTACAGCAACGATGGTGAATTTACACCACAGGAGCTGATTCATATGGCTGATGCAGCCCATTTAACAACGATTGCACTGAGTGATCACAACACGCCGAAAGGAATTGCGGATATGGTTCGTCTGGGAGAGGCAAAGGGCATCCGCGTAATTCCCGCTATGGAATTTGATACGCTGTTTGAGGAGCTGGAGGTACACGTGCTCGGCTACGGTATCGACTATGAGCAGCCTTATTTTCAAAGCCTTTTCGATTCTTTGAGTGAACGAAAACAAGCCGTGCAGATAAAGCGTGTAGAAAAAATCAGAGAGGTCTTCGACCTGGATATCGATCCCGCTGCGCTTTTAAAGCGATATGCAGGTAAAAATCCGTTTCCTGCAATTGTGCACCATATCATGGAACAGTATAAGGATAAGAAAGAGTTTGCGGATTATCAGCCCGGAGGCAGACGCTGTGAGCCTCAGCCGGTGAATTTCTACTGGGATATGTGCAGTGCCGGAAAGCCCTGCTATGTCCGTGTGGAATATCCATCCCTGAAGGACACCGTACAGCGCATTCACGATGCCGGGGGTATTGCCGTACTGGCACATCCATGGCTGAACTTCTATCAAAAGGAGGAACGTCTGCAAAAAGCACTGGATGAGGGAATCGATGGAATCGAGGCCTACAGCAATTATCATGAAGCAAAGCATAACCGCTATTATGATACCTATTGCCGCCGGCATGGTGTCCTGATGACCTGCGGCAGTGATTTTCATGGGAAGATGAAGCCGAAAATTCGAATGGGAGAATACGGCTATGAGAAGGATGACGGTGAGGACATCCTGCAGGCTTTTTTAAAGCGGCTGGCAAAATAA
- a CDS encoding CDP-alcohol phosphatidyltransferase family protein: MKQIPNILSAVRIILSFLLLALTKNTTLFLIVYLIIGISDVLDGGLARSLHVQSELGARLDSIGDLAFYCISLYIVFFQMNLKIMNLISMLVLCVFVLKLAALLLTRWKHHIWASMHTIGNKLTGLLLFLLVPLCVVTKSLPLIPVALVIACSYLATFEEMLLILSRNTYDINTKSLLKK; the protein is encoded by the coding sequence ATGAAGCAAATACCGAATATACTGTCCGCAGTCAGGATCATACTGTCATTTCTGCTGCTGGCTCTGACAAAGAATACAACCTTGTTTCTGATTGTCTATCTCATCATAGGAATCAGCGATGTCCTGGACGGAGGGCTCGCCAGGTCCCTGCATGTGCAGAGTGAGCTGGGTGCCCGTCTTGATTCTATCGGTGATCTGGCATTCTACTGCATTTCACTATACATCGTTTTCTTTCAGATGAATTTGAAAATCATGAATCTGATTTCCATGCTGGTGCTGTGTGTCTTCGTACTGAAGCTTGCGGCGCTGCTGCTGACAAGATGGAAGCATCATATCTGGGCGAGTATGCACACCATAGGCAATAAGCTGACCGGGTTGCTGTTGTTTCTGCTCGTTCCGCTTTGCGTGGTAACCAAAAGTCTACCGCTAATTCCGGTTGCACTGGTAATCGCCTGTTCCTACTTAGCTACCTTTGAGGAAATGCTGCTGATTCTGTCACGTAACACGTATGATATCAATACGAAATCATTATTAAAAAAATAG